A window from Mytilus galloprovincialis chromosome 8, xbMytGall1.hap1.1, whole genome shotgun sequence encodes these proteins:
- the LOC143043268 gene encoding uncharacterized protein LOC143043268, giving the protein MIKRCLLYVIFCCDLISLCTSSNNNKRLLLNDPDVINNRLIRLEGIVSMLNASLQQVTTENQRQEQKIQQQDNIIQQLSSNQQSSGATYIRWARKQCPGNDTELVYSGYAGGGYFDQPGSAAEYVCLPPDPDFVKTSAFDNGRMYGAEFDANFFASNADKEDVPCALCRPKHSASTIMIPGKNTCYSGWKLEYHGYLASGYYNHKAASSFVCVDINPEYIIGGLDMHYGKLFYEVVAKCGSLKCPPYMPNYPLTCVVCTK; this is encoded by the exons ATGATCAAACGCTGCTTATTGTACGTTATTTTTTGTTGTGATTTGATTTCGTTGTGTACTAGCAGCAATAATAATAAGAGATTGTTGCTCAATGATCCAGATGTGATAAATAACCGTCTCATCCGATTGGAAGGAATAGTTTCTATGCTAAATGCTTCGTTACAACAGGTTACTACCGAAAACCAAAGACAGGAACAGAAAATTCAACAGCAGGATAATATAATTCAACAATTGTCTTCAAACCAACAAT CATCTGGAGCAACCTATATTAGATGGGCACGGAAGCAATGTCCTGGTAATGACACAGAGCTTGTCTATTCAG GTTATGCAGGTGGTGGATATTTTGACCAGCCTGGTTCTGCAGCAGAATATGTGTGCCTACCCCCAgacccagattttgtgaaaacaAGTGCTTTTGATAATGGGCGTATGTATGGTGCAGAATTTGACGCAAATTTCTTTGCAAGCAATGCTGATAAAGAAGATGTTCCGTGTGCCTTGTGTAGACCAAAACATTCGGCATCTACAATTATGATCCCAGGAAAAAATACTTGCTACTCTGGATGGAAATTGGAATACCACGGTTACCTTGCATCTGGATACTATAATCATAAGGCAGCAAGCTCCTTTGTATGTGTTGATATTAACCCTGAATATATAATAGGAGGGTTAGATATGCATTATggcaaattattttatgaagttGTGGCTAAGTGTGGATCCCTTAAATGCCCTCCATACATGCCAAATTATCCTCTCACATGCGTGGTTtgcacaaaataa